TAGTCCAAGTCAACGTGGATCTCATTTGTTGAAAGTTAAAGAACGGTGTCGCATCTGCGAATAAAGACGGTGCTTGGAAGTTAGTTGAACTACTTAATACCAACGGAAGTAGCAGAGATGCGGTGAAACTGAAACTTTTAATTACCACGAGGAGATGACTTTTTATAAATACTGTAACTTAAAGTAACCTTGAATAAATCAGTGTGCCAACCGTGTAATCACTAACTTATCGTATTCCAAAAAATGATTCTTCGCAAAAATATAGTTTAATTACTTATACAGTATTTTTATTTATAACTCTACACGTAAGTAAACTTAAGTAAGAAATTGTACTGATGACTAAAGAAAAAAAACCTGCTTTAGATTTAAGTTTCGTTTAATCACTGATTTTCTGAGAAATTTTCCGCAAATTTACTCTTTTTATAAACACGATAATATATTTACTTATGACGTTACTTACACCAATCACTTTTAAACACACCACCATGAAATTTAGCGAAATTGTCAGTAAACTTGCCGAAACTTCCCCAGATAATTGCCTCAGCACTAGCCAAGATCAAGACCCAGAAATTACAGGTTTAGCTGCTTTAGATGAAGCTGCACTTGGTGATATGAGTTACGTGGAAGGGGCAAAATTCGCGTCTCTTGTCAGCCAGACAAACGCTAGTGTTTTAATCTTGCCTCCAGATCAAAGATTACAGTCACAAGCACAAGAACGCGGTATTGCCTGGATAGCCACGCCTGATCCGCGCCTGTTGTTTGCCCAAGCGATCGCACTTTTTTACCAACCATACCGTCCCAGTCCAGAAATTCATCCGACTGCGGTCATTCATCCCACTGCAAAAGTTGGTCACGATGTTTACATTGGCCCCCATGTAGTAATTCAGCAGGGTGTGGAAATTGGCCATGGTGCAATTATTCATCCCAATGTAGTCATTTATCCAGATGCCAAAATAGGCGATCGCACCACCTTACACGCTAACTGCACTATCCATGAACGTACCCGTATCGGTAGCGATTGCGTCATTCACAGTGGGGCTGTAATCGGTGCAGAAGGCTTTGGTTTTGTGCCTACCCGCACTGGTTGGTTGAAAATGGAACAATCTGGCTACACTGTCTTAGAAGATTATGTAGAAGTTGGCTGTAACAGTGCCATTGACCGCCCAGCCGTGGGAGAAACACGCGTAGGTAGTCATACCATCATCGACAACATGGTGCAAATAGGACACGGGTGTCAAATTGGTACTGGTTGTGCGATCGCGGGTCAGGCTGGATTAGCTGGAGGCGTGAAAGTGGGGAAGCGCGTGATCTTAGCCGGACAGTCAGGAGTTTCCAATCAAGTAAAAATTGGTGATGGTGCGATCGCATCGGCTCAAGCCGGAATTCATCATGATGTCGCACCAGGAGAAATTGTCTCTGGGATGCCAGCCGTGCCTCACAAACTATATCTCAAAGCATCTGCTATTTATCATCGTCTCCCGGAAATGTATCAATCCTTTAAACAATTACAACGCCAGTTAGGGAAAAAGTGAGTTAGAGACGCGATTCATCGCGTCCCTACAAGAAAGTGGGGAGACAAGGGAGATAACCAATGCCCCATGTCTGGCTAAAATCCTAACTTTTCTAAAACTGGCTGGGTAGAAACAATGTGACGATCTAAACCAAGTTCCTTGGGGCTAACTCCTAGCGCTAAAGCGATCAACTGCGGTAAATGCAGGATTGGTAAACCTAACCGTTTCTCAATCACCTTTTCCACCTCTGGCTGACGAGAATCTAAATTCAGATGGCACAAAGGACAGGGAGTCACTATACAGTCTGCACCGTTCGCTAAGGCATCTTGAATATGCATCCCAGCCATCTGGAAAGACTGGTTAGTGGCGTAGCTAGAAAGAGGCCAACCGCAACATTGGGTGCGACCACGGTAATAAATTGGTGTTGCACCTACCGCGCGAAACATATTTTCCATGCCTTCGGGGTGGAAGGGGTCATCATAGGGCATATATTTTTGAGCGCGGAGCAGATAACAGCCATAAAAAGCTGCACATTTTAATCCCGTTAACTTACGAGTCACACGTTTGGTAATTTCCTCTAAACCATAATCTGTGAGCAGAGCATAGAGAATATGTTTAACTTCGCTACTACCACGATAAGGTGAACACCCTTCTTTTTGCAGTAAGCCATTTACTTGCTCAACGTAGCCGGGGTTGTCTGTTTGACATTGTTTCAGGTTTTCGTTGACATGACCAATTACACCTTGACAAGTACTGCAATGAGTCAGTAAGGGTAGATTTAATTCTTCTGCTAAGGCAATATTTCGGGCGTTGACAGTATCTTCTAATAATTGGGAATCTTCTTTAAAAGTGCCTGAACCACAACAGGCAGCTTTTTTCAGTTCAATCAGTTCAATGCCCAATGCTTGAGTCAGGGCTTGAGTAGATTGGTAAAGTTCCCGGCAAGCTCCTTGGGCAACACAGCCAGGATAATAGGCGTATCTGAGTGTCTGAGTTAGCATAAAAGTATGTTTGAGTAAAGGCGTTTGCCCTGATAATAACGGTTTTATCATTCCTGGACAGGAACACTGGACAGGGCTTGTATATTAATTTGGGACAATCTGCAAAAAATTGGTAAGAATTGGTAAATAGAAGCATTTACAGATTGATGCGATCGCGTGGCGTGTCCTGGTATCCAAAGGCTTTTTGAGTAATTGAACTGTTATCTTAGGTACAGAGCCTAAGTGTGTCCTTTGGAGTTAAGTTTTTCTTCAGGAAAAGCCCTTGGTAGTATACGGGCGATCCCGCTTTCCGATAAGATGTATATGCTCAAAAACACATCGCCCATCAAGAGCGGATAATAGGAACTGGTCAAGGACATTTATCGTATGAGTCAAGCAGAAATTTTTGAAAAGGTCAAGAAAATTGTTGTCGATCAACTCAGTGTTGAAACCGACAAAATTACACCACAAGCTAATTTTGCTAATGATCTGGGGGCTGATTCCCTCGATACGGTTGAATTAGTTATGGCATTGGAAGAAGAATTTGATATCGAAATTCCCGATGAAGCCGCCGAAAAAATTACGACGGTTCAAGAGGCGGTGGATTACATCAACGATAAAGTTGCTGCATCCGCCTAAAAAAGTCCTGAGTGCTGTTAGGTATGTAGCCCGTGCTGAGGAGCTACTGCGGTCTTCTCCCCAGGGGAGAAGTCAAGCATCTGGCATTGTAGAGGAATCAAAAGTTAAAACTTAAAACTTCAAAGTCAAAAGTTATTCCCGGTGTCTCCTTTTCTCCTACTCCCACCTCACGACTTTGCATTCAGCACTCAGATTTTTATTTGCAGCTTTCTCGCCAATTTTAACTAAGAAATGACAGATTATAAACGTAAACGCGTTGTTGTAACTGGTGTTGGCGCGATTACACCGATTGGTAATACACCAGATGAATATTGGGAAGGATTGTTAAGCGGACGCAATGGCATTGGCAACATCACATTTTTTGATGCGTCTAGCCATGATTGTCGCATTGCGGGTGAAGTGAAAAACTTCGACCCCCTCGCTTACATGGATCGCAAAGAAGCCAAGCGTATGGATCGGTTTGCCCAATTTGGGGTATCTGCTGCCAAACAAGCTGTTTCTGATGCAAAGTTAGTCATTAATGAACTAAATGCCGAACAGGTGGGAGTGATGATTGGCTCCGGGGTGGGTGGACTGAAGGTAATGGAAGACCAGCAAACAATCTACCTCAACCGTGGACCTGATCGCTGTAGTCCATTCATGATCCCGATGATGATCGCCAATATGGCGGCTGGATTAACAGCAATTCACATCGGTGCTAAAGGGCCTAATTCCTGTGCTGTGACTGCCTGTGCCGCAGGTTCTAACGCCATTGGGGATGCTTTCCGCCAGATTCAAAATGGTTATGCTCAAGCAATGATTTGCGGCGGATGTGAGGCAGCAATTACACCTTTGGGTTTAGCTGGGTTTGCCGCAGCCCGCGCGCTTTCCACTCGCAATGATGACCCAGCTCATGCTTGCCGTCCTTTCGATCGCGATCGCGATGGATTTGTCATGGGTGAAGGTGGGGGCATTCTCGTCTTAGAAGAGCTAGAACACGCCCTCAGTCGTGGCGCTCGCATTTATGCGGAAATGGTCGGCTATGGTATGACCTGTGACGCTTACCATATGACTGCCCCAGTCCCTGGTGGTTCGGGTGCTGCTAGAGCCATTCAATTGGCGCTCAAAGATGGCGGTATCACTCCAGACATGGTGAGCTACATTAATGCTCATGGTACTAGCACCCCAGCCAATGATTCTACGGAAACTGCGGCGATGAAAACAGCTTTGGGTGATCAAGCCTATAAAATCGCCATCAGTTCCACCAAATCGATGACAGGTCATCTTTTGGGCGGTTCAGGAGGCATTGAAGCAGTCGCCACAGTGTTAGCGATCGCTCATGATCAAATTCCCCCCACGATCAATCTAGAAAATCCTGATCCAGAGTGTGATCTAGATTACGTAACTCATACCAGCCGCGCTCAAAAAGTTGCGATCGCATTATCCAACTCTTTTGGGTTTGGTGGTCACAATGTCACACTAGCCTTTAAGAAGTACACCTAAAATTCTCACCTGTGCCGTTTTTCGGCTCTCCTGAGATGATTGTGTGAAAAGTATCACAAATACCTTTCATTGTGAAGTCAAGCGTTCATCATGCCCTAATAATCGGACTGATTTATCACTAGAATCTCAGGAGATCCCGCTTGTCCATCAACAATGGGGAATGGGATGATAAAGATACTGTGGGGAAAATTCCATCAGTGGCCAGTTACCAGGCTTAATGAAGAAAACTGATAACCTTTAACTGTTAACTGTGCAGAACCACCCCAGTTAGAAAAGAAGCTCCAAGAGTGCTAACCTGTCGTTAAGAACAAGAGATTATGGCTGTTGCAACCCAATCCCTCCAAGAACTTTGTATTAACTCGATTCGCTTTTTGGCAGTTGATGCCGTAGAAAAAGCCAAATCGGGACACCCCGGACTGCCAATGGGCGCTGCTCCTATGGCTTTTGTCCTCTGGGATCGCTTTATGCGGTTTAATCCCAAAAATCCCCAGTGGTTCAACCGCGATCGCTTTGTTTTGTCTGCTGGTCACGGCTCAATGTTGCAGTACGCCCTGCTTTATTTGACAGGCTACGATAGCGTCACCATTGAAGATATCAAGCAATTCCGTCAGTGGGGTTCTAAAACCCCAGGACATCCAGAAAACTTTGAAACCGCTGGTGTAGAAGTTACTACTGGACCTTTGGGACAAGGTATTGCTAATGCAGTTGGTTTAGCGATGGCAGAAGCCCATCTAGCTGCCAAATTCAACAAACCAGATGCCAAAATTGTTGACCATTACACCTACGTAATTTTGGGTGATGGTTGTAACATGGAAGGCATTTCCGGTGAAGCTGCTTCTTTCGCGGGTCACTTGGGACTAGGCAAACTGATTGCTCTATACGACGACAATCACATCTCCATCGATGGTTCTACAGATGTAGCATTCACCGAAGATGTTTCTCAGCGCTTTGAATCTTACGGCTGGCACGTCCTGCACGTTGAAGATGGTAACACCGATTTAGATGCCATTGCTAAAGCAATTGAAGCAGCAAAAGCTGTCACCGACAAGCCGACCATGATTAAGGTCACCACCACCATCGGTTATGGTTCTCCTAACAAACAAAACACTGCTGGTATTCACGGTGCGGCTTTGGGTGCTGACGAAATCGCCTTAACCCGCAACAACTTGAAATGGGAATACGAACCTTTCGTAGTGCCTCAAGACGCGCTAAACCATATGCATAAAGCAGTTGAGCGCGGCGCGAGCTATGAAGCTGACTGGAACAAAACCATTGCTGACTACAAAACCAAATATCCTCAAGAAGCGGCTGAATTTGAACGTTTCGTTAGCGCTAAACTCCCCGACGGTTGGGATAAAGTATTACCTAGCTTCACTCCCGAAGATAAAGGAATACCCACCCGCAAACACTCAGAAGTTTGCCTAAACAAACTAGCCCAAGTTCTACCTGAGTTGATTGGTGGTTCGGCTGACTTGACTCACTCTAACCTGACTGAAATCAAAGGTTTCGGTGACTTTAAAAAAGGTGAATACCAAAACCGTAACGTCCACTTTGGCGTGCGGGAACACGCGATGGGCGCAATCTGTAACGGTATGGCGTTGCATGGTTCGGGATTAATTCCCTACGGTGCAACCTTCCTGATTTTCACAGATTATATGCGTGCTGCCATCCGCTTATCTGCTTTGTCCCAAGCTGGGTCAATTTGGGTAATGACTCACGACTCCATTGGACAAGGTGAAGATGGCCCTACCCATCAACCAATAGAAACTCTGGCATCTTTACGTGCTATTCCTAACCTGACTGTAATTCGTCCCGCAGACGGTAACGAATGCTCTGGTGCGTACAAAGTCGCAATTACCAAGTCCAAGCAAAACGCTCCTTCTCTGTTAGCCTTCACTCGTCAAAATGTCCCCAACTTGGCAGGTACATCGATTGAGAAAGTGGCTCAGGGTGGTTACACTGTGGTAGATTGCCAAGGTACTCCCGATATCATCTTGATTGGTACTGGTTCAGAATTGAGCCTTTGTGTGACAGCAGGGGAAAAATTGACAGCCGAAGGTAAGAAAGTTCGTGTTGTTTCTATGCCTTCAA
This Nodularia sp. LEGE 06071 DNA region includes the following protein-coding sequences:
- the acpP gene encoding acyl carrier protein; amino-acid sequence: MSQAEIFEKVKKIVVDQLSVETDKITPQANFANDLGADSLDTVELVMALEEEFDIEIPDEAAEKITTVQEAVDYINDKVAASA
- the tkt gene encoding transketolase, with the translated sequence MAVATQSLQELCINSIRFLAVDAVEKAKSGHPGLPMGAAPMAFVLWDRFMRFNPKNPQWFNRDRFVLSAGHGSMLQYALLYLTGYDSVTIEDIKQFRQWGSKTPGHPENFETAGVEVTTGPLGQGIANAVGLAMAEAHLAAKFNKPDAKIVDHYTYVILGDGCNMEGISGEAASFAGHLGLGKLIALYDDNHISIDGSTDVAFTEDVSQRFESYGWHVLHVEDGNTDLDAIAKAIEAAKAVTDKPTMIKVTTTIGYGSPNKQNTAGIHGAALGADEIALTRNNLKWEYEPFVVPQDALNHMHKAVERGASYEADWNKTIADYKTKYPQEAAEFERFVSAKLPDGWDKVLPSFTPEDKGIPTRKHSEVCLNKLAQVLPELIGGSADLTHSNLTEIKGFGDFKKGEYQNRNVHFGVREHAMGAICNGMALHGSGLIPYGATFLIFTDYMRAAIRLSALSQAGSIWVMTHDSIGQGEDGPTHQPIETLASLRAIPNLTVIRPADGNECSGAYKVAITKSKQNAPSLLAFTRQNVPNLAGTSIEKVAQGGYTVVDCQGTPDIILIGTGSELSLCVTAGEKLTAEGKKVRVVSMPSSDLFDAQDAAYKESVLPKAVTKRLSVEAASSFGWHKYVGSEGDTVSIDTFGASAPGGVCMEKFGFSVDNVLAKAKALLG
- the lpxD gene encoding UDP-3-O-(3-hydroxymyristoyl)glucosamine N-acyltransferase; the protein is MKFSEIVSKLAETSPDNCLSTSQDQDPEITGLAALDEAALGDMSYVEGAKFASLVSQTNASVLILPPDQRLQSQAQERGIAWIATPDPRLLFAQAIALFYQPYRPSPEIHPTAVIHPTAKVGHDVYIGPHVVIQQGVEIGHGAIIHPNVVIYPDAKIGDRTTLHANCTIHERTRIGSDCVIHSGAVIGAEGFGFVPTRTGWLKMEQSGYTVLEDYVEVGCNSAIDRPAVGETRVGSHTIIDNMVQIGHGCQIGTGCAIAGQAGLAGGVKVGKRVILAGQSGVSNQVKIGDGAIASAQAGIHHDVAPGEIVSGMPAVPHKLYLKASAIYHRLPEMYQSFKQLQRQLGKK
- a CDS encoding CoB--CoM heterodisulfide reductase iron-sulfur subunit B family protein, which gives rise to MLTQTLRYAYYPGCVAQGACRELYQSTQALTQALGIELIELKKAACCGSGTFKEDSQLLEDTVNARNIALAEELNLPLLTHCSTCQGVIGHVNENLKQCQTDNPGYVEQVNGLLQKEGCSPYRGSSEVKHILYALLTDYGLEEITKRVTRKLTGLKCAAFYGCYLLRAQKYMPYDDPFHPEGMENMFRAVGATPIYYRGRTQCCGWPLSSYATNQSFQMAGMHIQDALANGADCIVTPCPLCHLNLDSRQPEVEKVIEKRLGLPILHLPQLIALALGVSPKELGLDRHIVSTQPVLEKLGF
- the fabF gene encoding beta-ketoacyl-ACP synthase II, giving the protein MTDYKRKRVVVTGVGAITPIGNTPDEYWEGLLSGRNGIGNITFFDASSHDCRIAGEVKNFDPLAYMDRKEAKRMDRFAQFGVSAAKQAVSDAKLVINELNAEQVGVMIGSGVGGLKVMEDQQTIYLNRGPDRCSPFMIPMMIANMAAGLTAIHIGAKGPNSCAVTACAAGSNAIGDAFRQIQNGYAQAMICGGCEAAITPLGLAGFAAARALSTRNDDPAHACRPFDRDRDGFVMGEGGGILVLEELEHALSRGARIYAEMVGYGMTCDAYHMTAPVPGGSGAARAIQLALKDGGITPDMVSYINAHGTSTPANDSTETAAMKTALGDQAYKIAISSTKSMTGHLLGGSGGIEAVATVLAIAHDQIPPTINLENPDPECDLDYVTHTSRAQKVAIALSNSFGFGGHNVTLAFKKYT